A stretch of Gemmatimonadaceae bacterium DNA encodes these proteins:
- a CDS encoding sigma-70 family RNA polymerase sigma factor, producing the protein MGVPHVTDQISPAIEAVLMRFAAMVRRIGIRHGLSESDVDEVFQEVRIRLWRARAEGSNRGADGVSLGPVGGEQISSVGSSYLYRTAVSAALDVLRRHRRPREDALEDVGQDPAAPSRREPERSLESSELAQQVARAIDTITPSRRPVVRMYLAGYTREEIAGLLGWSEAKTRNLLYRGLADLRERLTQQGIGPEAER; encoded by the coding sequence ATGGGTGTTCCTCACGTGACCGATCAGATCTCGCCGGCCATCGAGGCGGTATTGATGCGATTCGCCGCAATGGTGCGCCGGATCGGCATCCGTCACGGGTTGTCGGAGAGCGACGTCGACGAAGTGTTTCAGGAAGTGCGCATCCGGTTGTGGCGCGCGAGGGCGGAGGGCTCGAATCGCGGGGCCGACGGTGTATCGTTGGGCCCGGTAGGTGGTGAGCAGATTTCCTCGGTCGGTTCGTCTTACTTGTACCGGACGGCGGTGTCGGCGGCGCTCGACGTGCTGCGGCGCCATCGCCGGCCGCGGGAGGATGCGTTGGAGGACGTTGGGCAGGACCCTGCCGCGCCCTCGCGTCGCGAGCCTGAACGGTCGCTGGAGTCGTCGGAGTTGGCGCAGCAGGTGGCGCGTGCGATCGACACGATCACGCCGTCGCGCCGGCCGGTGGTTCGCATGTATCTGGCCGGCTACACCCGTGAAGAGATCGCCGGGCTATTGGGCTGGTCGGAGGCCAAGACGCGCAATCTGCTGTATCGCGGGCTCGCCGATCTTCGCGAGCGCCTAACGCAGCAAGGGATCGGACCGGAGGCGGAAAGATGA